In Ruminococcus sp. HUN007, a genomic segment contains:
- a CDS encoding type II toxin-antitoxin system prevent-host-death family antitoxin — protein MPTIKSSADLRNGYNEISSLCHSYNEAVFITKNGKGDLAVMSIEHYEALMGRLELYGLIKEGLDDAANGNVRPLSEAMSDIRAKRKR, from the coding sequence ATGCCTACAATCAAATCAAGCGCTGACTTACGTAACGGATATAACGAAATATCGTCATTATGTCACTCTTACAATGAAGCTGTTTTCATAACTAAAAACGGAAAAGGCGATCTTGCTGTCATGAGTATCGAACACTACGAAGCACTAATGGGCAGACTTGAATTATACGGACTTATCAAAGAAGGACTGGATGATGCAGCTAACGGTAATGTACGACCTTTATCGGAAGCTATGTCAGATATAAGGGCTAAGCGCAAAAGATGA
- a CDS encoding 3' terminal RNA ribose 2'-O-methyltransferase Hen1 produces the protein MLFTITYEGTNTEDLGFLLHKNPSRAQQFELSYGKAYVFYPEVSSERTTAALLLDIDPLDLARGRVGSTEGGLFDYVNDRPYASTSFMSTAISRVFSTAMNGRCDKKQELADTPLKLTAKLYSLRDYGDENLASELFEPLGYTVKTERTILDESFPEWGNSPYIDLTISGTVKLSELLNHVYVLISVFDKQKHYYISSGEIQKLLDHGEGWLADHPYREKIMRRYFNARKSYARKAMDILLGEDPDETDNADTLTEENESVENVPAASDSSSEENAGVQKKDFTPLNTLRMETVKNAVLASGASSVIDLGCGECRLTSLLLNEQQIRKVTACDVSAAVLEKAAQRLHLDRMPSARRDKLTLMQASLTYRDKRFEGFDCACVIEVIEHIEPMRIPSFERAVFEFAVPKTVILTTPNSEYNVNYEHMQENELRHGDHRFEWTREEFKDWTDHICKKFGYTCVISGIGDNDEKYGTPTQMGVFTKNG, from the coding sequence TTGTTATTTACAATTACTTACGAAGGTACAAATACCGAAGATCTTGGATTTCTGCTTCACAAAAATCCGTCGAGGGCACAGCAGTTTGAACTGTCATACGGAAAGGCTTACGTCTTTTATCCCGAGGTAAGCAGTGAACGTACAACGGCCGCACTTCTGCTGGATATCGATCCTCTTGATCTTGCGAGAGGAAGGGTAGGAAGCACTGAAGGCGGCCTTTTTGATTATGTAAACGACCGTCCGTATGCTTCAACATCATTTATGAGCACTGCTATTTCACGTGTTTTTTCGACGGCTATGAACGGAAGATGTGATAAAAAACAGGAACTTGCAGATACACCGCTTAAACTTACGGCTAAACTCTATTCACTGCGTGACTACGGAGATGAAAACCTTGCTTCAGAACTTTTTGAGCCACTTGGTTATACGGTGAAAACAGAAAGAACTATACTTGATGAAAGCTTTCCGGAATGGGGAAACTCGCCGTATATAGATCTTACCATTAGCGGTACGGTGAAGCTTTCAGAGCTTCTTAATCATGTTTACGTGCTCATTTCCGTGTTTGACAAGCAGAAGCATTACTACATTTCTTCAGGTGAAATACAGAAGCTGCTTGATCACGGCGAAGGATGGCTTGCCGATCATCCGTACAGGGAAAAGATAATGAGACGGTATTTCAATGCCCGTAAAAGCTATGCACGCAAAGCAATGGATATTCTTCTCGGTGAAGATCCTGATGAAACTGACAATGCAGACACTTTGACAGAAGAAAATGAATCTGTGGAAAATGTTCCGGCTGCATCTGACAGTTCTTCGGAAGAAAATGCAGGTGTTCAGAAGAAAGATTTTACACCGCTTAATACCCTGCGTATGGAAACTGTAAAGAATGCAGTTCTTGCCTCCGGTGCTTCTTCAGTCATTGATCTCGGATGCGGTGAGTGCAGACTTACTTCACTTCTTCTGAACGAACAGCAAATAAGAAAAGTCACTGCCTGTGATGTTTCGGCGGCCGTCCTTGAAAAGGCTGCACAGAGACTTCACCTCGACAGGATGCCGTCGGCCCGCAGAGATAAACTTACACTTATGCAGGCATCGCTGACTTACAGGGATAAACGTTTCGAAGGTTTTGACTGTGCCTGTGTTATCGAGGTCATCGAGCATATTGAACCGATGAGGATACCGTCCTTCGAACGCGCAGTTTTTGAATTTGCCGTACCGAAAACAGTTATACTCACAACACCGAACAGTGAATACAACGTAAATTACGAGCATATGCAGGAAAATGAGCTTCGTCACGGCGATCACCGTTTTGAATGGACACGTGAGGAGTTTAAGGACTGGACGGATCATATATGTAAAAAATTCGGCTACACCTGCGTGATAAGCGGTATAGGCGATAATGATGAAAAATACGGTACACCGACTCAGATGGGGGTGTTTACGAAAAATGGATAA
- a CDS encoding polynucleotide kinase-phosphatase has product MDKFKIEIPEFCLVALVGGTSSGKTTFAGTHFRPTEILSSDFFRGMVCDNESSQNVSEDAFDLLYYAAKKRLEHMRLTVIDATNILQSARKRVLDLAREHDVHAAAIVLDLPEDLIQERNKARPDRGFSERVIRNHCRDVKRSIRYLKKEGFRFVYVIDSLEKLENTEIVRTKLWNDKKEMHGPFDIIGDIHGCFDELELLLEKLGYTKTDGIYSHPEGRKAAFLGDFCDRGNRNADVLRLVMDMVKSENAIAVPGNHDVKLLKYLRGKNIARTHGIDKTIADIEGMGDDFKNEAAGFIDSLISHYVLDDGKLVIAHAGLKQEYISRASARVRDFCIYGETTGETDTFGLPVRLDWTADYRGDAAVVYGHIAGREVRAQNNTYCIDTGCVYGGKLTAYRYPEKEFVSVDALEQYYEPVKPLEEKQEEDIGDMLTVGDFNKKLHVETELMPSIDIHENNAAAALEIMSRFAADPHWLIYLPPTMSPCETSGLDGYLEHPLEAFEYYKSRGIRNVVCEKKHMGSRAVIVLCRNAETAAGMFGITDGSRGIIYTRTGRKFFDRGNAETELLDRLDTVLTESAFWDDFKTDWVCLDTELMPWSEKAQGLIRSQYAPAGNAGAGSLKAAVSVLEKACIRQKDNGDQANEQDVDLSDILERYRSKQDDIDKYIKAYREYCWTVNSTDDIRIAPFHILAVEGHVFSEEKHVWHMENIRKYITGKDPVYMETPYICVDTEDENSVKNGVNWWLDLTGNGSEGMVVKPETFTAKQGHRLLQPAVKCRGREYLRIIYGAEYLEPDHLKRLKVRSLNRKRTLALKEFSLGMESLNRFVRKEPLYRVHECSFGVLAFESEPVDPRL; this is encoded by the coding sequence ATGGATAAATTCAAAATAGAGATACCGGAGTTCTGCCTCGTGGCACTTGTCGGCGGGACTTCATCCGGTAAAACAACTTTTGCCGGTACTCATTTCAGACCGACCGAGATACTTTCATCGGACTTTTTCAGAGGAATGGTATGCGACAATGAAAGCAGTCAGAATGTTTCGGAAGATGCATTCGATCTTCTTTACTACGCTGCGAAAAAAAGACTTGAACATATGAGACTTACTGTCATAGATGCTACAAACATTCTGCAGAGTGCAAGAAAACGGGTGCTTGATCTTGCAAGAGAACACGACGTTCATGCTGCAGCGATCGTACTTGACCTTCCTGAAGATCTGATACAGGAACGAAACAAGGCACGTCCTGACCGTGGTTTCAGCGAGCGCGTTATACGCAATCACTGCCGTGATGTTAAACGCAGTATACGTTATCTTAAGAAGGAAGGGTTCCGTTTCGTTTACGTTATCGATTCCCTTGAAAAGCTTGAAAACACGGAGATAGTCCGCACCAAGCTCTGGAACGACAAAAAGGAGATGCACGGACCGTTCGACATTATCGGTGACATACACGGTTGTTTTGACGAGCTTGAACTTCTTCTTGAAAAGCTCGGATACACAAAAACTGACGGCATCTATTCACATCCTGAAGGAAGAAAAGCAGCATTCCTCGGTGACTTCTGTGACAGAGGAAACAGGAATGCAGATGTTCTGCGTCTTGTAATGGATATGGTGAAGTCTGAAAACGCGATAGCTGTACCGGGCAACCATGATGTGAAGCTTCTTAAATATCTTCGCGGAAAGAACATAGCCCGTACTCACGGTATCGATAAGACAATAGCGGATATTGAAGGCATGGGCGATGACTTTAAAAATGAGGCAGCAGGGTTTATCGACAGCCTTATAAGTCACTATGTTCTCGACGACGGAAAACTTGTAATTGCCCACGCAGGACTTAAACAGGAATATATCAGCCGTGCGTCAGCCAGAGTACGTGATTTCTGTATTTACGGTGAAACCACGGGAGAAACTGATACCTTTGGACTTCCGGTACGTCTTGACTGGACTGCAGACTACCGTGGAGATGCGGCAGTTGTATACGGTCATATAGCCGGAAGGGAAGTCAGAGCACAGAATAACACTTACTGTATCGATACCGGATGCGTTTACGGCGGAAAGCTGACTGCATACCGCTATCCGGAAAAGGAGTTTGTAAGCGTCGATGCTTTGGAGCAGTACTATGAACCGGTAAAGCCGCTTGAGGAAAAGCAGGAAGAAGATATCGGCGATATGCTCACTGTTGGTGACTTCAATAAGAAACTTCACGTTGAAACTGAACTTATGCCGTCGATAGATATACACGAAAACAACGCTGCTGCAGCCCTTGAGATCATGTCACGCTTTGCGGCAGATCCGCACTGGCTTATCTATCTTCCGCCGACCATGTCTCCGTGTGAAACAAGCGGACTTGACGGATATCTTGAACATCCGCTTGAAGCTTTTGAATACTATAAAAGCAGGGGAATAAGAAATGTTGTCTGCGAAAAGAAGCATATGGGTTCAAGAGCTGTCATCGTGCTTTGCAGGAATGCGGAAACAGCAGCCGGAATGTTCGGTATAACAGACGGTTCAAGAGGTATCATATACACAAGGACCGGCAGAAAATTCTTTGACAGGGGAAATGCAGAAACTGAACTGCTTGACAGACTTGATACTGTACTTACTGAAAGTGCTTTCTGGGATGACTTTAAAACAGACTGGGTATGTCTCGATACCGAGCTTATGCCGTGGTCTGAAAAAGCACAGGGACTTATTCGTTCTCAGTACGCACCTGCCGGAAATGCAGGAGCTGGAAGTCTGAAAGCGGCTGTAAGTGTGCTTGAAAAGGCGTGCATACGTCAGAAGGACAACGGCGATCAGGCAAATGAACAGGACGTCGATCTTTCGGATATACTTGAACGTTACAGGTCAAAGCAGGATGACATAGATAAATATATAAAGGCTTACCGTGAATACTGCTGGACAGTAAACAGTACTGATGACATACGTATCGCACCTTTCCATATACTTGCGGTGGAAGGACATGTATTCTCGGAAGAAAAGCATGTATGGCACATGGAGAATATCAGAAAATACATAACCGGCAAAGATCCTGTTTACATGGAAACACCGTATATCTGTGTGGATACAGAGGACGAAAACAGTGTAAAGAACGGCGTAAACTGGTGGCTTGATCTTACCGGAAACGGCAGTGAAGGCATGGTTGTAAAGCCTGAGACTTTTACTGCAAAACAGGGACACAGACTCCTGCAGCCTGCGGTAAAGTGCAGAGGACGTGAATATCTGCGTATAATTTACGGGGCTGAGTACCTTGAACCGGATCATCTCAAACGTCTGAAGGTACGTTCGCTTAACCGTAAGCGTACACTTGCATTAAAGGAGTTCTCTCTCGGTATGGAGTCGCTTAACAGGTTTGTGAGAAAAGAACCGCTTTACCGTGTGCATGAATGCTCATTCGGTGTTCTGGCTTTTGAAAGCGAACCGGTCGATCCGAGACTGTAA
- a CDS encoding type II toxin-antitoxin system RelE/ParE family toxin, giving the protein MNYRIFITHKAELDINEAADYIEFTLMNPSAADNLLNKIEEEFNSISFMPEKHQIIDDPFLSSHAIRMVVIDNYIAFYTVDESQKIVTIIRFIYGRRNWISILRQTL; this is encoded by the coding sequence ATGAACTATCGTATCTTCATTACACATAAAGCAGAGCTTGATATCAATGAAGCCGCTGACTATATTGAATTTACACTGATGAATCCTTCTGCTGCTGATAATCTCCTTAACAAAATCGAAGAAGAGTTTAACTCAATTTCTTTTATGCCCGAAAAACACCAGATAATAGACGATCCGTTCCTTTCTTCACATGCAATCAGAATGGTAGTTATCGACAATTATATTGCTTTTTATACTGTGGATGAATCTCAGAAAATCGTGACTATTATACGTTTCATTTACGGAAGACGGAACTGGATATCAATTCTTCGGCAGACTCTGTAA
- a CDS encoding DUF6577 family protein: MICGIKTVFQKLDKNKIYNRRQLYAILSAAKTDLSFNSFNWTLNDIVSKGMITKKARDMYLIADDSIDKSIYIPIYNEKSNELILNVEKQFPYLDFVCFESVMLNEFLNHLISRNTIFIMVEKDASDFVFRYLQEETDKNILLRPNSKEWDAYWNQDSIIVLNLVSESPKDRKKPHEITIEKLLVDIIAEKSFGFLISKSEVEGIFRTAAERYKIDTIRLMRYAKRRNKAAEIMNLLEECSIA; this comes from the coding sequence ATGATATGTGGTATAAAGACAGTATTTCAAAAACTGGATAAAAACAAAATTTACAATCGCAGACAGCTATATGCTATTCTCTCAGCAGCAAAAACGGATTTATCTTTTAATTCTTTCAACTGGACACTGAACGATATTGTAAGCAAAGGTATGATAACCAAAAAAGCCAGAGATATGTATCTCATTGCTGACGATTCAATTGACAAAAGCATTTATATTCCTATATATAACGAAAAAAGTAATGAACTAATACTGAACGTTGAAAAACAGTTTCCTTATCTTGACTTTGTTTGTTTTGAAAGTGTTATGCTTAACGAATTCCTAAATCATCTGATTTCCAGAAATACGATCTTTATCATGGTTGAAAAAGATGCTTCAGATTTTGTATTCAGATATCTTCAGGAAGAAACAGATAAGAATATTTTACTAAGACCTAATTCAAAAGAATGGGATGCTTATTGGAATCAGGATAGTATAATAGTCCTGAACTTGGTCAGCGAATCTCCAAAGGACAGAAAAAAGCCGCATGAAATAACAATCGAAAAACTTCTTGTTGATATAATTGCGGAAAAATCATTCGGCTTTTTAATCAGCAAAAGTGAAGTAGAAGGAATATTCAGAACGGCTGCAGAAAGATATAAAATAGACACTATCCGACTCATGAGATACGCCAAAAGAAGAAACAAAGCAGCCGAAATTATGAACTTGCTGGAGGAATGCAGCATTGCTTAA
- a CDS encoding HAMP domain-containing sensor histidine kinase codes for MSSYTPEISSFYISELAKLISGEYSERMKISHIPFEVKCSSGHIMNSDLYGLVRIVSQLIENAVKYGNGEGIKVTIESDSDGVCISVRNKGELLPEDELLFIFDSFRRGSNSHDTEGSGIGLFTARTIASSLGGSICARRLEDSGEMEFTVYIPD; via the coding sequence GTGAGCAGCTACACACCGGAAATATCATCTTTCTATATTTCCGAACTGGCAAAACTCATTTCCGGCGAATACTCCGAACGAATGAAAATAAGCCATATCCCGTTTGAAGTGAAATGCAGCTCCGGACACATAATGAACAGTGACCTTTACGGTCTTGTCCGCATAGTGTCGCAGCTCATCGAAAACGCAGTCAAGTACGGAAACGGCGAAGGAATTAAAGTTACCATCGAATCCGATTCCGACGGCGTATGCATCTCAGTCCGCAACAAAGGCGAACTCCTCCCTGAAGATGAACTGCTGTTCATCTTCGACAGCTTCCGCCGCGGTTCCAATTCGCACGACACGGAAGGCAGCGGAATAGGCCTGTTTACAGCAAGAACGATAGCATCTTCCCTTGGCGGAAGCATATGCGCAAGAAGACTCGAAGACTCCGGCGAAATGGAGTTTACAGTTTATATTCCGGACTAA
- a CDS encoding HAMP domain-containing histidine kinase codes for MKRLVISLAAVTLLFAALSLLWLYAVPELTLSRINARSVTVNRLNSMLENEISEGRDAETCVSELSDIHESLMPDSINFLSADNTDGSIFAASGGGGNMICPVHKNGEIIGFAVYTYSDPLKHISDVLVLSVLTFCWIAASVFLIFIYANILKPFKRLSEYPERIAKMPDTDKLPETRNRRFGKFIWSMNMLRDVLINERTRSERLEGQRRTLLASVAHGVKTPVTNIRLYAEAIKNRSLLRKRKRQRSTCRKDRQQCRKNSVTCKGTH; via the coding sequence ATGAAACGACTCGTCATCTCACTTGCCGCGGTAACACTTCTTTTCGCTGCACTCTCTCTGCTGTGGCTGTACGCCGTTCCGGAACTTACCCTTTCACGTATAAATGCAAGGTCAGTTACGGTCAACAGATTAAACAGCATGCTTGAAAATGAGATCTCAGAAGGCAGAGATGCGGAAACGTGTGTCTCAGAACTGTCAGATATTCACGAAAGTCTGATGCCTGACAGCATAAACTTCCTTTCTGCAGACAATACTGACGGAAGTATTTTTGCAGCATCCGGAGGCGGCGGAAACATGATCTGTCCGGTACACAAAAACGGTGAGATCATCGGCTTTGCCGTTTACACCTACTCCGATCCGCTTAAGCATATCTCCGACGTACTTGTGCTTTCCGTCCTCACTTTCTGCTGGATTGCTGCCTCGGTATTTCTGATCTTTATCTATGCAAACATTCTTAAGCCGTTTAAAAGGCTATCAGAATATCCGGAACGCATCGCTAAAATGCCCGACACAGACAAACTGCCAGAGACGCGTAACCGTCGTTTCGGGAAGTTCATCTGGAGTATGAACATGCTCCGCGACGTGCTCATAAACGAAAGAACCCGCTCGGAAAGACTCGAAGGACAAAGGCGCACTCTCCTCGCCTCCGTAGCCCACGGTGTAAAAACCCCGGTCACGAACATCCGCCTTTACGCCGAAGCGATAAAAAACCGGTCTTTACTCCGAAAACGGAAGCGACAACGCAGCACTTGCCGAAAAGATCGACAGCAATGCCGAAAAAATTCAGTCACTTGTAAAGGAACTCATTGA
- a CDS encoding type II toxin-antitoxin system RelB/DinJ family antitoxin, whose product MAQTTVSIRMDEDLKKDFDSICNDLGMTMTTAVIILAKKNGKRKKIAI is encoded by the coding sequence ATGGCACAGACTACTGTAAGTATAAGAATGGACGAAGATCTAAAAAAGGATTTTGATTCAATATGCAATGATCTTGGAATGACAATGACAACTGCTGTTATAATACTCGCAAAAAAAAATGGCAAGAGAAAAAAGATTGCCATTTGA
- a CDS encoding response regulator transcription factor, whose translation MTYLTDILMIEDDPELGTLIKDFLAKEKFSVKLCPDAESGTELLEKEEFRLVLLDVMLPGRNGFETCSYIRSKGNTPVLMMSARDDEQSMLTGFETGADDYIGKPFSAAVLTAKIKAMLKRNGDQNETSHLSSHGITLDPVSRSVTKNGNEIRLNIKEFALLKCLMEHEGEAMTRDALFNEVWGHDCFTEPSTVSVHIRWLREKLEEDITHPELIKTVYKLGYRFGGE comes from the coding sequence GTGACTTATCTGACTGACATACTTATGATAGAAGACGATCCGGAACTCGGAACACTTATAAAAGACTTTCTTGCCAAAGAAAAATTCTCGGTAAAGCTTTGTCCTGACGCGGAAAGCGGAACAGAACTTCTCGAAAAGGAAGAATTCAGACTTGTTCTGCTCGATGTAATGCTTCCGGGCAGAAACGGATTTGAGACATGTTCGTATATACGCTCAAAGGGAAACACGCCGGTACTTATGATGAGTGCCAGAGATGACGAACAGAGCATGCTCACCGGATTTGAGACCGGCGCTGACGATTACATCGGCAAACCGTTTTCCGCTGCTGTACTGACTGCCAAGATAAAGGCCATGCTCAAACGGAACGGCGATCAGAATGAAACTTCTCACCTTTCCTCACACGGCATCACACTCGATCCGGTATCACGAAGCGTTACAAAGAACGGAAATGAGATACGTCTTAACATAAAGGAATTTGCACTGCTCAAATGCCTTATGGAACACGAAGGCGAAGCAATGACCAGGGATGCGCTCTTCAATGAAGTCTGGGGACACGACTGTTTTACCGAACCCTCAACTGTCAGCGTTCACATCCGCTGGCTCCGTGAAAAACTGGAAGAGGACATAACCCATCCGGAACTCATTAAAACCGTCTACAAGCTCGGCTACCGTTTCGGAGGTGAATGA